One region of Zingiber officinale cultivar Zhangliang chromosome 7B, Zo_v1.1, whole genome shotgun sequence genomic DNA includes:
- the LOC122006902 gene encoding calmodulin-interacting protein 111-like isoform X1, which translates to MPKKGKKSSRASPPSTLSDRSPGIPETPKVSSLGVPSNDDDEVIRRHRLASAAARFPALLDEERTLCGRTSNTEPSTSDGNRATVWLSQAAMISNSFAHNSVVSVSLPALDNANLTNFPLKSLTKECSSQFGYDAEDHTTDTIGSYFAIAYVSSSHAVVKNEARLSWALSRTLGSPAPGRAVFICPVETLTLTSSLNNSVGSTPYFSKCKDLYLKLLLPKPGLFRYSRERKASTSGPSSGHPPIKTVEIALPRTPNQNKSSSYVVSPMSSKSSNKVTSISDSLSDMDASILKLAVEDERIKEIVQSHASVWLCGRRLFKGNFVSVPIGGPICVFMVEGSDMPLEGFSSKEVASDKSDLLHNELQISSLDKLDPIFVLDSTTKVHLSTSTSMNCKPSNEVQLDNGYANCKLTHSKEANFVIKLGGLHKEFAALKEIILSLLADPRLRYKGVLLHGPPGTGKTSLVTSCAHAAGVRLFSINGPEVISEYYGESEQALCKVFNAAKQASPSVVFIDELDVIAPARRDGGEDLSLRMVGTLLVLLDEINKNDRVLVIAATNRPDSIDPALRRLGRLEREIEIGVPSPEQRLDILWTILNDMTHSLSNIEIQSLASGTHGFVGADLTALCNEAAMNALRRYIEVEGIDYHFKLKEYLGSRLHKDVDAETTEQIDLISSSLSALNMSSEQASPVSGLGRQDNCNMSVQGEKRVRLALTLEDFDKAKLKVRPSAMREVMLELPKVKWEDVGGQAMIKQQLIEAVQWPQLSPDAFKRVGIRPPRGLLMIGPPGCSKTLMARAVASEAKLNFLAVKGPELFSKWVGESEKAVKALFAKARINSPAIVFFDEIDGLAGTRGQDSDSTSVGDRVLSQLLVEMDGLHQRTGVVVIAATNRPDKIDPALLRPGRFDRVVDVQPPDENDREDIFRIHLRNIPCSSDVSIKDLAQLTQGYTGADIKLVCREAAIAALEESLEATEVSMMHFKSAISQIEPSDLKFYIELAAQFRRLVV; encoded by the exons ATGCCGAAGAAGGGGAAAAAGTCGTCAAGGGCTTCTCCGCCGTCTACTCTTTCGGACCGCTCGCCTGGCATCCCTGAGACGCCGAAAGTTTCTTCACTTGGTGTTCCATCGAACGATGATGATGAGGTTATCCGTCGCCACCGTCTCGCCTCTGCCGCTGCCAGGTTCCCGGCCTTACTCGACGAGGAGCGGACCTTGTGTGGACGGACCTCCAACACGGAGCCTTCGACCTCCGACGGAAACCGTGCTACGGTTTGGCTCTCTCAGGCCGCCATGATATCTAACTCCTTCGCCCACAACTCCGTTGTCTCG GTATCGCTTCCTGCTTTGGACAATGCAAATCTGACTAACTTTCCACTTAAATCTTTAACCAAGGAATGTTCTTCACAGTTTGGTTATGATGCTGAAGATCATACGACTGACACAATAGGCAGTTATTTTGCTATTGCTTATGTTTCTTCATCACATGCG GTTGTTAAGAATGAAGCAAGATTATCTTGGGCTCTTTCACGCACTCTTGGATCTCCTGCACCTGGAAGAGCAGTATTTATCTGCCCAGTTGAGACACTCACTTTAACATCTAGTTTGAACAATTCTGTTGGTTCCACTCCATATTTTAGTAAATGCAAGGACCTTTACCTAAAACTCCTTCTGCCTAAGCCTGGATTATTTCGTTACAGCAGAGAAAGAAAAGCCAGTACTTCAGGACCAAGTTCTGGCCATCCTCCAATTAAAACGGTGGAGATTGCATTACCAAGGACgccaaatcaaaataaatcttCTTCGTATGTTGTCTCTCCTATGAGCTCAAAAAGTTCCAATAAAGTTACTTCAATTTCAGATTCACTATCTGACATGGATGCATCTATTTTAAAGTTGGCTGTAGAAGATGAAAGAATCAAGGAGATAGTGCAGTCACATGCTTCGGTGTGGTTATGTGGCCGTCGTTTGTTCAAGGGAAATTTTGTCTCTGTTCCAATAGGTGGACCAATCTGCGTTTTTATGGTGGAAGGTTCTGATATGCCATTGGAGGGGTTCTCTAGTAAAGAAGTGGCTTCAGATAAGAGTGATTTGTTGCATAATGAATTACAAATCTCTAGTTTAGATAAGCTGGATCCTATTTTTGTGCTCGACTCCACAACAAAAGTACATCTCTCTACTTCAACCTCGATGAATTGTAAACCCTCCAATGAAGTGCAATTGGACAATGGCTATGCCAATTGTAAACTTACTCACAGTAAGGAAGCTAATTTTGTTATAAAATTGGGTGGGTTGCATAAGGAATTTGCAGCATTGAAGGAAATTATTTTATCCTTGTTGGCTGATCCTAG ACTTAGGTACAAAGGTGTGCTACTTCATGGGCCTCCTGGTACAGGAAAAACATCTTTGGTAACTTCTTGTGCGCATGCAGCTGGTGTTAGACTTTTCTCTATCAATGGGCCTGAGGTCATTAGTGAATACTATGGAGAATCGGAGCAAGCATTGTGCAAAGTTTTTAATGCAGCCAAACAAGCTTCTCCTTCTGTG GTTTTTATTGATGAATTGGATGTCATTGCTCCAGCACGAAGAGATGGAGGTGAAGATCTATCTCTTAGAATGGTTGGCACACTTTTGGTATTGTTGgatgagataaataaaaatgaccGTGTACTTGTCATTGCGGCTACCAATAGGCCTGACAGTATCGATCCTGCCTTGAGACGACTAGGAAGATTGGAACGAGAAATTGAAATAG GTGTTCCATCTCCAGAACAGAGACTAGATATACTATGGACAATTCTGAATGATATGACTCACTCACTCAGCAACATAGAAATTCAATCTTTAGCTTCGGGTACACATGGATTTGTTGGTGCTGATCTAACTGCTCTCTGCAATGAGGCCGCCATGAATGCTCTTCGTCGGTATATTGAGGTAGAAGGTATAGACTACcattttaaattaaaagaatatctAGGATCTCGACTTCACAAAGATGTGGATGCTGAAACAACAGAACAGATAGATTTGATATCTTCATCACTGTCAGCATTGAACATGTCGTCAGAACAGGCTTCTCCTGTCAGTGGATTAGGTCGTCAAGATAATTGTAATATGTCTGTACAAGGTGAAAAAAGAGTTAGGCTTGCGCTAACTCTTGAGGATTTTGATAAAGCAAAGTTGAAAGTGAGGCCTAGTGCTATGCGTGAG GTCATGCTTGAGCTTCCAAAAGTCAAGTGGGAAGATGTGGGGGGCCAAGCTATGATTAAACAACAGCTGATTGAAGCAGTCCAATGGCCCCAATTATCACCTGATGCATTTAAGCGTGTGGGTATTCGCCCTCCAAGAGGTTTGTTGATGATTGGTCCACCAGGCTGTAGTAAGACATTGATGGCCCGTGCGGTAGCTTCTGAGGCAAAATTGAACTTCCTTGCGGTGAAGGGTCCTGAACTTTTCAGCAAATGGGTTGGAGAGTCTGAGAAAGCAGTGAAAGCATTGTTTGCAAAGGCCAGAATTAATTCTCCAGCAATTGTGTTCTTTGATGAAATAGATGGCCTTGCAGGCACTCGTGGACAGGATAGTGATAGCACAAGTGTTGGTGACAGGGTCCTAAGCCAATTGCTTGTGGAAATGGATG GTTTGCATCAAAGAACTGGTGTTGTAGTTATCGCTGCTACTAACCGCCCGGACAAGATTGATCCTGCATTACTGCGGCCAG GGCGCTTTGACAGGGTGGTAGATGTCCAACCACCTGATGAAAATGATAGGGAAGATATATTCCGTATTCATTTGCGAAACATTCCTTGCAGTTCTGATGTTAGTATAAAAGATCTTGCTCAGCTCACTCAAGGTTATACTGGGGCAGACATCAAGTTAGTGTGCAGGGAAGCTGCTATTGCTGCATTGGAA GAAAGCCTGGAGGCAACTGAAGTGTCAATGATGCATTTTAAGTCTGCAATTAGTCAGATTGAGCCATCAGATCTCAAATTCTATATAGAGCTTGCAGCGCAGTTTAGAAGATTGGTTGTATGA
- the LOC122006902 gene encoding calmodulin-interacting protein 111-like isoform X3, whose translation MFLHHMRLLRMKQDYLGLFHALLDLLHLEEQYLSAQERKASTSGPSSGHPPIKTVEIALPRTPNQNKSSSYVVSPMSSKSSNKVTSISDSLSDMDASILKLAVEDERIKEIVQSHASVWLCGRRLFKGNFVSVPIGGPICVFMVEGSDMPLEGFSSKEVASDKSDLLHNELQISSLDKLDPIFVLDSTTKVHLSTSTSMNCKPSNEVQLDNGYANCKLTHSKEANFVIKLGGLHKEFAALKEIILSLLADPRLRYKGVLLHGPPGTGKTSLVTSCAHAAGVRLFSINGPEVISEYYGESEQALCKVFNAAKQASPSVVFIDELDVIAPARRDGGEDLSLRMVGTLLVLLDEINKNDRVLVIAATNRPDSIDPALRRLGRLEREIEIGVPSPEQRLDILWTILNDMTHSLSNIEIQSLASGTHGFVGADLTALCNEAAMNALRRYIEVEGIDYHFKLKEYLGSRLHKDVDAETTEQIDLISSSLSALNMSSEQASPVSGLGRQDNCNMSVQGEKRVRLALTLEDFDKAKLKVRPSAMREVMLELPKVKWEDVGGQAMIKQQLIEAVQWPQLSPDAFKRVGIRPPRGLLMIGPPGCSKTLMARAVASEAKLNFLAVKGPELFSKWVGESEKAVKALFAKARINSPAIVFFDEIDGLAGTRGQDSDSTSVGDRVLSQLLVEMDGLHQRTGVVVIAATNRPDKIDPALLRPGRFDRVVDVQPPDENDREDIFRIHLRNIPCSSDVSIKDLAQLTQGYTGADIKLVCREAAIAALEESLEATEVSMMHFKSAISQIEPSDLKFYIELAAQFRRLVV comes from the exons ATGTTTCTTCATCACATGCG GTTGTTAAGAATGAAGCAAGATTATCTTGGGCTCTTTCACGCACTCTTGGATCTCCTGCACCTGGAAGAGCAGTATTTATCTGCCCA AGAAAGAAAAGCCAGTACTTCAGGACCAAGTTCTGGCCATCCTCCAATTAAAACGGTGGAGATTGCATTACCAAGGACgccaaatcaaaataaatcttCTTCGTATGTTGTCTCTCCTATGAGCTCAAAAAGTTCCAATAAAGTTACTTCAATTTCAGATTCACTATCTGACATGGATGCATCTATTTTAAAGTTGGCTGTAGAAGATGAAAGAATCAAGGAGATAGTGCAGTCACATGCTTCGGTGTGGTTATGTGGCCGTCGTTTGTTCAAGGGAAATTTTGTCTCTGTTCCAATAGGTGGACCAATCTGCGTTTTTATGGTGGAAGGTTCTGATATGCCATTGGAGGGGTTCTCTAGTAAAGAAGTGGCTTCAGATAAGAGTGATTTGTTGCATAATGAATTACAAATCTCTAGTTTAGATAAGCTGGATCCTATTTTTGTGCTCGACTCCACAACAAAAGTACATCTCTCTACTTCAACCTCGATGAATTGTAAACCCTCCAATGAAGTGCAATTGGACAATGGCTATGCCAATTGTAAACTTACTCACAGTAAGGAAGCTAATTTTGTTATAAAATTGGGTGGGTTGCATAAGGAATTTGCAGCATTGAAGGAAATTATTTTATCCTTGTTGGCTGATCCTAG ACTTAGGTACAAAGGTGTGCTACTTCATGGGCCTCCTGGTACAGGAAAAACATCTTTGGTAACTTCTTGTGCGCATGCAGCTGGTGTTAGACTTTTCTCTATCAATGGGCCTGAGGTCATTAGTGAATACTATGGAGAATCGGAGCAAGCATTGTGCAAAGTTTTTAATGCAGCCAAACAAGCTTCTCCTTCTGTG GTTTTTATTGATGAATTGGATGTCATTGCTCCAGCACGAAGAGATGGAGGTGAAGATCTATCTCTTAGAATGGTTGGCACACTTTTGGTATTGTTGgatgagataaataaaaatgaccGTGTACTTGTCATTGCGGCTACCAATAGGCCTGACAGTATCGATCCTGCCTTGAGACGACTAGGAAGATTGGAACGAGAAATTGAAATAG GTGTTCCATCTCCAGAACAGAGACTAGATATACTATGGACAATTCTGAATGATATGACTCACTCACTCAGCAACATAGAAATTCAATCTTTAGCTTCGGGTACACATGGATTTGTTGGTGCTGATCTAACTGCTCTCTGCAATGAGGCCGCCATGAATGCTCTTCGTCGGTATATTGAGGTAGAAGGTATAGACTACcattttaaattaaaagaatatctAGGATCTCGACTTCACAAAGATGTGGATGCTGAAACAACAGAACAGATAGATTTGATATCTTCATCACTGTCAGCATTGAACATGTCGTCAGAACAGGCTTCTCCTGTCAGTGGATTAGGTCGTCAAGATAATTGTAATATGTCTGTACAAGGTGAAAAAAGAGTTAGGCTTGCGCTAACTCTTGAGGATTTTGATAAAGCAAAGTTGAAAGTGAGGCCTAGTGCTATGCGTGAG GTCATGCTTGAGCTTCCAAAAGTCAAGTGGGAAGATGTGGGGGGCCAAGCTATGATTAAACAACAGCTGATTGAAGCAGTCCAATGGCCCCAATTATCACCTGATGCATTTAAGCGTGTGGGTATTCGCCCTCCAAGAGGTTTGTTGATGATTGGTCCACCAGGCTGTAGTAAGACATTGATGGCCCGTGCGGTAGCTTCTGAGGCAAAATTGAACTTCCTTGCGGTGAAGGGTCCTGAACTTTTCAGCAAATGGGTTGGAGAGTCTGAGAAAGCAGTGAAAGCATTGTTTGCAAAGGCCAGAATTAATTCTCCAGCAATTGTGTTCTTTGATGAAATAGATGGCCTTGCAGGCACTCGTGGACAGGATAGTGATAGCACAAGTGTTGGTGACAGGGTCCTAAGCCAATTGCTTGTGGAAATGGATG GTTTGCATCAAAGAACTGGTGTTGTAGTTATCGCTGCTACTAACCGCCCGGACAAGATTGATCCTGCATTACTGCGGCCAG GGCGCTTTGACAGGGTGGTAGATGTCCAACCACCTGATGAAAATGATAGGGAAGATATATTCCGTATTCATTTGCGAAACATTCCTTGCAGTTCTGATGTTAGTATAAAAGATCTTGCTCAGCTCACTCAAGGTTATACTGGGGCAGACATCAAGTTAGTGTGCAGGGAAGCTGCTATTGCTGCATTGGAA GAAAGCCTGGAGGCAACTGAAGTGTCAATGATGCATTTTAAGTCTGCAATTAGTCAGATTGAGCCATCAGATCTCAAATTCTATATAGAGCTTGCAGCGCAGTTTAGAAGATTGGTTGTATGA
- the LOC122006902 gene encoding calmodulin-interacting protein 111-like isoform X2, with amino-acid sequence MPKKGKKSSRASPPSTLSDRSPGIPETPKVSSLGVPSNDDDEVIRRHRLASAAARFPALLDEERTLCGRTSNTEPSTSDGNRATVWLSQAAMISNSFAHNSVVSVVKNEARLSWALSRTLGSPAPGRAVFICPVETLTLTSSLNNSVGSTPYFSKCKDLYLKLLLPKPGLFRYSRERKASTSGPSSGHPPIKTVEIALPRTPNQNKSSSYVVSPMSSKSSNKVTSISDSLSDMDASILKLAVEDERIKEIVQSHASVWLCGRRLFKGNFVSVPIGGPICVFMVEGSDMPLEGFSSKEVASDKSDLLHNELQISSLDKLDPIFVLDSTTKVHLSTSTSMNCKPSNEVQLDNGYANCKLTHSKEANFVIKLGGLHKEFAALKEIILSLLADPRLRYKGVLLHGPPGTGKTSLVTSCAHAAGVRLFSINGPEVISEYYGESEQALCKVFNAAKQASPSVVFIDELDVIAPARRDGGEDLSLRMVGTLLVLLDEINKNDRVLVIAATNRPDSIDPALRRLGRLEREIEIGVPSPEQRLDILWTILNDMTHSLSNIEIQSLASGTHGFVGADLTALCNEAAMNALRRYIEVEGIDYHFKLKEYLGSRLHKDVDAETTEQIDLISSSLSALNMSSEQASPVSGLGRQDNCNMSVQGEKRVRLALTLEDFDKAKLKVRPSAMREVMLELPKVKWEDVGGQAMIKQQLIEAVQWPQLSPDAFKRVGIRPPRGLLMIGPPGCSKTLMARAVASEAKLNFLAVKGPELFSKWVGESEKAVKALFAKARINSPAIVFFDEIDGLAGTRGQDSDSTSVGDRVLSQLLVEMDGLHQRTGVVVIAATNRPDKIDPALLRPGRFDRVVDVQPPDENDREDIFRIHLRNIPCSSDVSIKDLAQLTQGYTGADIKLVCREAAIAALEESLEATEVSMMHFKSAISQIEPSDLKFYIELAAQFRRLVV; translated from the exons ATGCCGAAGAAGGGGAAAAAGTCGTCAAGGGCTTCTCCGCCGTCTACTCTTTCGGACCGCTCGCCTGGCATCCCTGAGACGCCGAAAGTTTCTTCACTTGGTGTTCCATCGAACGATGATGATGAGGTTATCCGTCGCCACCGTCTCGCCTCTGCCGCTGCCAGGTTCCCGGCCTTACTCGACGAGGAGCGGACCTTGTGTGGACGGACCTCCAACACGGAGCCTTCGACCTCCGACGGAAACCGTGCTACGGTTTGGCTCTCTCAGGCCGCCATGATATCTAACTCCTTCGCCCACAACTCCGTTGTCTCG GTTGTTAAGAATGAAGCAAGATTATCTTGGGCTCTTTCACGCACTCTTGGATCTCCTGCACCTGGAAGAGCAGTATTTATCTGCCCAGTTGAGACACTCACTTTAACATCTAGTTTGAACAATTCTGTTGGTTCCACTCCATATTTTAGTAAATGCAAGGACCTTTACCTAAAACTCCTTCTGCCTAAGCCTGGATTATTTCGTTACAGCAGAGAAAGAAAAGCCAGTACTTCAGGACCAAGTTCTGGCCATCCTCCAATTAAAACGGTGGAGATTGCATTACCAAGGACgccaaatcaaaataaatcttCTTCGTATGTTGTCTCTCCTATGAGCTCAAAAAGTTCCAATAAAGTTACTTCAATTTCAGATTCACTATCTGACATGGATGCATCTATTTTAAAGTTGGCTGTAGAAGATGAAAGAATCAAGGAGATAGTGCAGTCACATGCTTCGGTGTGGTTATGTGGCCGTCGTTTGTTCAAGGGAAATTTTGTCTCTGTTCCAATAGGTGGACCAATCTGCGTTTTTATGGTGGAAGGTTCTGATATGCCATTGGAGGGGTTCTCTAGTAAAGAAGTGGCTTCAGATAAGAGTGATTTGTTGCATAATGAATTACAAATCTCTAGTTTAGATAAGCTGGATCCTATTTTTGTGCTCGACTCCACAACAAAAGTACATCTCTCTACTTCAACCTCGATGAATTGTAAACCCTCCAATGAAGTGCAATTGGACAATGGCTATGCCAATTGTAAACTTACTCACAGTAAGGAAGCTAATTTTGTTATAAAATTGGGTGGGTTGCATAAGGAATTTGCAGCATTGAAGGAAATTATTTTATCCTTGTTGGCTGATCCTAG ACTTAGGTACAAAGGTGTGCTACTTCATGGGCCTCCTGGTACAGGAAAAACATCTTTGGTAACTTCTTGTGCGCATGCAGCTGGTGTTAGACTTTTCTCTATCAATGGGCCTGAGGTCATTAGTGAATACTATGGAGAATCGGAGCAAGCATTGTGCAAAGTTTTTAATGCAGCCAAACAAGCTTCTCCTTCTGTG GTTTTTATTGATGAATTGGATGTCATTGCTCCAGCACGAAGAGATGGAGGTGAAGATCTATCTCTTAGAATGGTTGGCACACTTTTGGTATTGTTGgatgagataaataaaaatgaccGTGTACTTGTCATTGCGGCTACCAATAGGCCTGACAGTATCGATCCTGCCTTGAGACGACTAGGAAGATTGGAACGAGAAATTGAAATAG GTGTTCCATCTCCAGAACAGAGACTAGATATACTATGGACAATTCTGAATGATATGACTCACTCACTCAGCAACATAGAAATTCAATCTTTAGCTTCGGGTACACATGGATTTGTTGGTGCTGATCTAACTGCTCTCTGCAATGAGGCCGCCATGAATGCTCTTCGTCGGTATATTGAGGTAGAAGGTATAGACTACcattttaaattaaaagaatatctAGGATCTCGACTTCACAAAGATGTGGATGCTGAAACAACAGAACAGATAGATTTGATATCTTCATCACTGTCAGCATTGAACATGTCGTCAGAACAGGCTTCTCCTGTCAGTGGATTAGGTCGTCAAGATAATTGTAATATGTCTGTACAAGGTGAAAAAAGAGTTAGGCTTGCGCTAACTCTTGAGGATTTTGATAAAGCAAAGTTGAAAGTGAGGCCTAGTGCTATGCGTGAG GTCATGCTTGAGCTTCCAAAAGTCAAGTGGGAAGATGTGGGGGGCCAAGCTATGATTAAACAACAGCTGATTGAAGCAGTCCAATGGCCCCAATTATCACCTGATGCATTTAAGCGTGTGGGTATTCGCCCTCCAAGAGGTTTGTTGATGATTGGTCCACCAGGCTGTAGTAAGACATTGATGGCCCGTGCGGTAGCTTCTGAGGCAAAATTGAACTTCCTTGCGGTGAAGGGTCCTGAACTTTTCAGCAAATGGGTTGGAGAGTCTGAGAAAGCAGTGAAAGCATTGTTTGCAAAGGCCAGAATTAATTCTCCAGCAATTGTGTTCTTTGATGAAATAGATGGCCTTGCAGGCACTCGTGGACAGGATAGTGATAGCACAAGTGTTGGTGACAGGGTCCTAAGCCAATTGCTTGTGGAAATGGATG GTTTGCATCAAAGAACTGGTGTTGTAGTTATCGCTGCTACTAACCGCCCGGACAAGATTGATCCTGCATTACTGCGGCCAG GGCGCTTTGACAGGGTGGTAGATGTCCAACCACCTGATGAAAATGATAGGGAAGATATATTCCGTATTCATTTGCGAAACATTCCTTGCAGTTCTGATGTTAGTATAAAAGATCTTGCTCAGCTCACTCAAGGTTATACTGGGGCAGACATCAAGTTAGTGTGCAGGGAAGCTGCTATTGCTGCATTGGAA GAAAGCCTGGAGGCAACTGAAGTGTCAATGATGCATTTTAAGTCTGCAATTAGTCAGATTGAGCCATCAGATCTCAAATTCTATATAGAGCTTGCAGCGCAGTTTAGAAGATTGGTTGTATGA